From Asterias rubens chromosome 20, eAstRub1.3, whole genome shotgun sequence, one genomic window encodes:
- the LOC117303975 gene encoding carbohydrate sulfotransferase 11-like translates to MSPKKTCAGKAWLERMDEKHKARKEAVHKACMEHFNISLKSERSLAANPSKLRPLIVNDDHHFIYSIVYKVGSSNWERVLVEDLGGFKNVPNQKLYSHKALHWIRRYNSTQIESRLNSYKIFIFVRNPLARILSAYRDKFVDHHNSVFTRMGQNIIMLYREHNQVTSGNVTFTEFVKYLVDSPAHRSNPHWKPIFNQNFPCEINFDFIGKLEEASDDIPYVLKSLQIDHLVKYKQGQPKKTPEKNLLAMYYSQLPRELLQKLCAIYKADFVIFGYDIPDSFS, encoded by the exons ATGTCGCCCAAAAAAACATGC GCTGGTAAAGCGTGGTTGGAACGGATGGATGAAAAGCACAAGGCACGCAAAGAGGCTGTACATAAAGCATGTATGGAACACTTCAACATCTCTTTGAAATCAGAAAGGTCACTTGCAGCAAATCCCAGTAAGCTTCGTCCCTTGATAGTAAACGATGACCATCATTTCATCTACAGTATTGTCTACAAAGTGGGATCTTCCAATTGGGAGAGAGTACTGGTTGAAGATCTTGGTGGATTCAAGAATGTTCCTAATCAGAAGTTATACAGTCACAAAGCATTACACTGGATAAGGAGGTACAATTCCACACAAATTGAAAGTCGTCTGAACagttacaaaatatttatttttgtacgaAATCCACTAGCTCGGATTCTTTCTGCTTATAGAGATAAGTTTGTTGACCATCATAACAGTGTCTTCACAAGAATGggacaaaatattattatgttataTAGAGAACATAATCAAGTAACTTCTGGAAATGTGACTTTCACAGAGTTTGTTAAATACCTTGTTGATTCACCTGCCCATCGATCAAATCCACATTGGAAGCCAATCTTCAACCAGAATTTCCCATGTGAGATCAACTTTGACTTTATAGGAAAACTAGAGGAGGCTTCTGATGACATTCCTTATGTGTTAAAAAGTCTTCAAATTGACCATCTTGTAAAGTATAAACAAGGACAGCCCAAAAAGACACCCGAGAAAAATTTGTTGGCCATGTATTATTCACAGTTACCAAGAGaacttttacaaaaattgtGTGCTATATATAAAGCAGACTTTGTTATTTTTGGTTATGACATTCCAGACAGTTTTTCATAA